A region from the Desulfuromonas sp. TF genome encodes:
- a CDS encoding roadblock/LC7 domain-containing protein, whose product MFGSQSTFVMYDEELKRIYAVIEKLLRESNSKVIFLVDKNGQLIAATGETEHLDTTSLASLTAGNIAATGGLAKLIGEKEFSILFHEGEKDNIHISIIAGRVILVVIFDQRSSLGLVRLRVKKASDELAVIFEDLGRKTAEMEKEGTNQSPFAEITDDDIDNLFK is encoded by the coding sequence ATGTTCGGGTCTCAGTCAACCTTCGTCATGTATGACGAAGAGCTCAAGAGAATCTACGCCGTTATCGAGAAGCTTCTGCGTGAATCCAACAGCAAGGTCATTTTTCTGGTCGACAAAAACGGTCAGTTGATCGCCGCTACCGGCGAAACCGAGCACCTGGATACCACGAGTTTGGCTTCGCTGACGGCCGGCAATATTGCAGCTACGGGCGGTCTGGCCAAATTGATCGGGGAAAAAGAATTTTCCATCCTCTTTCACGAGGGAGAAAAAGACAACATTCATATCTCCATCATTGCCGGGCGGGTAATCCTGGTGGTCATCTTCGACCAGCGCAGTTCCCTCGGCCTCGTGCGGCTCCGGGTCAAAAAGGCCAGCGATGAACTGGCGGTTATTTTCGAGGACCTGGGGCGAAAGACGGCGGAAATGGAGAAGGAGGGGACAAACCAGAGTCCCTTCGCCGAGATAACCGATGACGACATCGACAATCTCTTCAAATGA